A portion of the Rubritalea squalenifaciens DSM 18772 genome contains these proteins:
- a CDS encoding TrkA C-terminal domain-containing protein, giving the protein MGSLLALLVIVLISLLVVRLGTNALVLTGMSEHAAKFQASSAFFGVGFTTAEAEMIMKSSVRRRIVLHLIIAGNIGLTSAMATLIVTLVQGGEKLDVDLWEGLVMLAVGIVIISVLLNMRWVKKPLDHIMKIGLKSAGVVRAMDYDTLLRVEEGFCISEVKLEEGHPWSEKKLGESRPSDVGVVILNIRRQDGSFTGAPDKGCTLHVGDEIMVYGANDAVDKVAKYSVDQLENGDAE; this is encoded by the coding sequence ATGGGTTCCTTGCTAGCGCTACTGGTCATTGTTCTGATTTCCCTTTTGGTTGTAAGACTGGGGACCAATGCCTTGGTCCTTACTGGAATGAGTGAGCATGCGGCAAAATTCCAGGCGTCCTCTGCTTTTTTTGGAGTGGGTTTCACCACGGCCGAGGCGGAGATGATCATGAAAAGCTCGGTTCGCCGAAGAATCGTCCTTCATTTGATTATTGCAGGAAATATTGGTCTGACTTCGGCTATGGCGACTTTGATCGTGACTCTCGTGCAGGGTGGAGAGAAGTTGGACGTGGATCTGTGGGAGGGGCTGGTAATGCTCGCGGTGGGAATCGTGATTATCTCTGTACTTTTGAATATGCGCTGGGTGAAAAAGCCCTTGGACCATATCATGAAGATCGGCCTGAAGTCGGCTGGCGTAGTTCGAGCCATGGATTACGATACCTTGCTGAGGGTGGAGGAAGGTTTTTGTATCTCGGAAGTGAAACTTGAAGAAGGGCATCCTTGGAGTGAGAAGAAACTGGGGGAGTCTCGTCCCTCAGACGTTGGCGTGGTGATCCTGAATATACGCAGGCAGGACGGTTCGTTCACCGGAGCACCAGACAAAGGCTGCACGCTTCATGTGGGGGATGAGATCATGGTGTATGGGGCCAATGATGCTGTGGACAAGGTGGCTAAGTATTCTGTGGATCAACTGGAAAATGGAGATGCGGAATAG
- a CDS encoding endonuclease/exonuclease/phosphatase family protein: MKTALILLITSCLAPFPAMAQAQTINGIHANTPPTWVSPSFRRVHGVANTAYSGKVSAYATDLDKNDSLSFSKVDGPSWLTVATNGEISGTPTEKDSGINSFTIRATDLKGSSADATLKIPVHRLASEKVTELKIMSFNMWRGLGWINDGYRKGLNAIILSDADVIGIQEGKNTVSSGEYILPQLARDLGWHYTPEGYWGSGIISRYPITETFKAGIATGARIQLTNSPTNQIILFNCHLHSAHPGAHEAQKAGSTVEKVLKVELRSQRHGEITTILKGMDKHLTQADKTPVLLVGDFNAPSHLDWNEETAPQHGGIGKIAWPVSTACINAKLKDSFRMIHPDPKAKPGNTWSPLYLKDPQDRIDHIYYRGSSLKPLVSQVFHTKIETTLGIWKHDVASNIASALNNTWPSDHAAVITTFSLN, translated from the coding sequence ATGAAAACTGCTCTCATTCTACTCATCACAAGCTGCCTCGCACCATTCCCGGCAATGGCGCAAGCACAAACAATTAACGGGATCCATGCAAACACCCCTCCGACATGGGTCAGCCCAAGCTTCCGCCGGGTACACGGAGTCGCCAATACCGCCTACTCGGGAAAAGTAAGTGCCTACGCCACAGACTTAGATAAAAACGACTCACTCAGTTTTAGCAAAGTCGACGGCCCCTCATGGCTCACAGTGGCTACCAATGGAGAGATCAGCGGAACACCGACTGAAAAGGACAGCGGAATCAACAGCTTCACCATCCGGGCCACCGACCTCAAGGGCAGCTCGGCTGACGCGACATTGAAGATCCCAGTTCACCGCCTTGCCTCAGAAAAAGTCACGGAGCTCAAAATCATGAGCTTTAACATGTGGCGGGGCCTCGGCTGGATCAACGATGGCTACCGGAAAGGCCTCAATGCCATTATTCTCTCTGATGCGGATGTGATTGGGATCCAGGAAGGCAAAAATACAGTCTCCTCAGGTGAGTACATCCTTCCTCAGCTCGCAAGGGATCTGGGCTGGCATTACACTCCTGAGGGTTATTGGGGCAGCGGCATCATCAGCCGTTACCCCATCACGGAGACCTTCAAAGCCGGCATCGCCACAGGGGCTAGGATCCAACTCACCAACTCTCCAACGAACCAGATTATCCTCTTCAATTGCCACCTACACTCTGCTCACCCCGGAGCTCATGAGGCGCAAAAAGCAGGATCAACTGTGGAAAAAGTCCTCAAAGTAGAATTACGTTCTCAGCGCCACGGTGAGATCACGACCATACTCAAGGGCATGGATAAACACCTGACCCAAGCAGATAAAACCCCAGTCCTCTTAGTCGGAGACTTCAATGCGCCATCTCACCTTGACTGGAATGAAGAAACCGCGCCCCAACACGGTGGCATCGGGAAAATCGCCTGGCCAGTGAGCACCGCCTGCATCAACGCCAAGCTCAAGGATTCCTTCCGCATGATCCACCCTGATCCAAAGGCCAAACCCGGCAACACCTGGTCACCTCTTTATCTCAAAGACCCTCAGGATAGGATTGATCACATCTACTACAGAGGAAGCAGCCTGAAACCTCTCGTTTCACAGGTGTTCCATACAAAGATCGAAACAACACTAGGCATATGGAAACACGACGTCGCCTCTAACATCGCATCAGCCCTCAATAACACCTGGCCATCTGACCACGCCGCCGTGATCACCACTTTCTCCCTCAACTAG
- a CDS encoding endonuclease/exonuclease/phosphatase family protein, which produces MKTKLITMIGGCCMLSSAVAQTLTLDSSSYTEGQSITASWTNGPGDGQDWVGVYPSGVTPGNQAASEWLYIGGSQTSKNKGPKNGSVTFNNPSLTSGTYSAYYLSNDTYTVLSGPINFSVTQGGGQGNDPAITTSKASYAYGETITVNFSNGPGNTNDWIGLYNPGVTPAQGSPSLTWKYTGGATSGSVDFPNPGLQPGNYVAYFLENDGYNVLDGPLSFSVTGGAGPAQPEWVMSPFRRIHGIAGTAYSGKIGSYASDPDPGDTLSYSKVNGPAWLSIQADGSISGTPTTNDIGLNAFTVRATDLGGNTSDATMNIIIYAAGSESVSTLKVMSFNMWHGLGQINNGHRKGLEAIILADADIIGTQETVDNVSGSNVNQAQKIATDLGWHYYSGYPGIISRYPITEQSIVGSATRAKIKLTSSPLKEAILYNCHLDYLYYGPYEAHKQGSTAQKVLVEEKKSQRDEQIAAIISGMTSDINNAENIPVLLTGDFNAPSHLDWTEDTAPFHGGVGYVAWPTSLACTDAGLLDSFREVNPDPVLKPSNTWSPLFLGDAQDRIDFIYYKGSSLTPTSSGMFHTAIEETLGAWGSSITPALNNTWPSDHGAVLTTFTVQP; this is translated from the coding sequence ATGAAAACTAAACTCATAACCATGATCGGTGGTTGCTGCATGCTCTCTTCCGCAGTAGCCCAAACCTTAACACTCGACAGCTCGTCCTACACGGAAGGACAGAGTATCACCGCTTCCTGGACCAATGGCCCTGGAGACGGTCAGGACTGGGTAGGCGTCTACCCTTCAGGTGTCACCCCCGGTAATCAGGCAGCCAGTGAGTGGCTCTACATTGGCGGCTCCCAGACCTCGAAGAACAAAGGCCCCAAGAACGGCTCCGTAACTTTTAACAACCCGAGCCTCACCTCCGGCACTTACAGCGCCTACTACCTGAGTAACGACACCTACACCGTCCTCTCAGGCCCCATCAACTTCTCGGTCACCCAAGGAGGAGGACAGGGTAATGATCCAGCCATCACCACCAGTAAGGCCAGCTACGCCTATGGTGAAACGATCACCGTCAATTTCAGCAATGGCCCGGGTAACACCAATGATTGGATTGGTCTCTACAATCCAGGTGTCACTCCAGCCCAAGGCAGCCCCTCCCTCACCTGGAAATATACCGGCGGAGCCACCAGCGGATCGGTAGATTTTCCCAATCCCGGACTCCAGCCAGGAAACTACGTGGCCTACTTCTTGGAAAACGACGGCTACAACGTCCTCGACGGACCACTTTCCTTCAGCGTCACAGGAGGAGCAGGACCAGCTCAGCCCGAATGGGTCATGTCCCCTTTCCGCAGGATTCACGGTATTGCAGGTACTGCTTATAGTGGAAAAATTGGCAGCTACGCCTCCGACCCTGACCCGGGAGACACCCTCAGCTACAGTAAAGTCAATGGACCAGCCTGGCTCAGCATCCAGGCAGACGGCTCTATCTCCGGCACCCCCACAACCAACGATATCGGCTTGAACGCATTCACCGTCCGAGCAACGGACTTGGGAGGAAACACCTCAGACGCTACGATGAACATCATCATCTATGCAGCGGGATCAGAATCCGTTTCCACCCTCAAGGTCATGAGCTTTAATATGTGGCACGGACTCGGCCAAATCAATAATGGTCACCGCAAAGGCCTCGAAGCCATTATTTTGGCAGATGCTGACATCATCGGCACCCAGGAAACCGTGGACAACGTCAGCGGCTCAAACGTTAACCAAGCCCAGAAAATCGCCACCGATTTGGGATGGCACTATTATTCAGGCTATCCTGGAATCATCAGCCGCTATCCAATCACTGAACAGTCCATCGTAGGATCAGCCACCCGCGCAAAGATCAAGCTCACCAGCAGCCCGCTTAAGGAAGCTATCCTCTACAACTGCCACCTCGACTACCTCTACTACGGCCCTTACGAAGCCCATAAACAAGGCTCAACCGCTCAAAAGGTACTTGTCGAAGAGAAAAAGTCTCAGCGTGACGAACAGATCGCAGCCATCATCAGCGGCATGACATCTGATATCAACAATGCGGAAAACATCCCTGTATTGCTGACCGGTGACTTCAATGCCCCTTCCCATCTCGACTGGACGGAAGATACCGCTCCTTTCCACGGAGGAGTCGGCTATGTGGCCTGGCCTACCAGCCTCGCTTGTACTGACGCGGGCCTACTGGACTCTTTCCGCGAGGTGAATCCTGACCCAGTGCTAAAGCCCAGCAACACCTGGTCACCCCTTTTCCTTGGCGACGCCCAGGACCGCATCGACTTCATCTATTACAAAGGCAGCAGCCTCACCCCTACATCATCTGGCATGTTTCACACTGCAATCGAAGAAACCCTGGGAGCCTGGGGCAGTAGCATCACCCCAGCTCTAAACAACACCTGGCCATCAGACCACGGTGCTGTACTCACAACATTTACGGTACAACCGTAA
- a CDS encoding type 1 glutamine amidotransferase domain-containing protein, producing the protein MMKKSFFALILLCGLSALLLPQSAKAEGSPGKILMVVTNHAKMPNGKATGFWLAEVTHPWARFTKMGFGVDFASPKGGLAPIDPRSKDMKDADNKLFMETEGTQEALKNTQKLSEVDPKEYRAIFFAGGHGTMWDFPDAPGLSKISAAIYENDGVVAAVCHGPAALVNLKLSDGSLLIKGKKVTGFTNEEEEAVGLTKEVPFLLEDKLKEQGATFDGAEKFKVKVITSERLVTGQNPASAGPTADAVLKLLANLPLKN; encoded by the coding sequence ATGATGAAAAAGTCGTTCTTCGCACTGATACTCCTCTGTGGCCTGTCCGCTCTCTTACTCCCCCAAAGCGCCAAGGCTGAGGGATCACCTGGCAAAATCCTTATGGTGGTCACCAACCATGCCAAGATGCCCAATGGTAAAGCCACAGGCTTCTGGCTGGCTGAAGTCACCCATCCTTGGGCCCGCTTCACCAAGATGGGATTCGGAGTGGACTTTGCCAGCCCCAAGGGAGGCCTTGCCCCGATTGACCCCCGGAGCAAGGACATGAAGGATGCAGACAACAAGCTGTTTATGGAGACCGAGGGCACCCAGGAAGCCCTCAAGAATACGCAGAAGCTCTCTGAGGTAGACCCCAAGGAGTATCGCGCCATCTTTTTTGCTGGTGGACACGGCACCATGTGGGATTTCCCGGATGCTCCTGGCCTTTCTAAAATCTCCGCCGCCATTTATGAGAATGATGGAGTCGTAGCTGCTGTCTGTCACGGCCCTGCTGCCTTGGTAAACCTGAAACTCTCCGACGGCTCTCTCCTGATCAAAGGCAAGAAAGTCACCGGCTTCACCAATGAGGAGGAAGAAGCTGTCGGCCTGACAAAAGAGGTCCCTTTCCTGCTCGAGGACAAACTCAAGGAACAAGGAGCCACCTTCGATGGCGCCGAGAAGTTCAAAGTGAAGGTCATCACCTCAGAACGTCTCGTCACCGGCCAGAACCCGGCCTCTGCCGGCCCCACTGCTGACGCCGTACTCAAGCTCCTGGCGAATCTTCCCCTCAAGAACTAG
- a CDS encoding DUF2752 domain-containing protein, whose product MLSSLIKNRPLCIALTVGSLLYSTLFLAGICIYECPVPILFDARCPGCGLSRSIVALLHGDILSSLRWHAFTIPVLLIFFVIGIACILPQSGIKHLSSFIERSEKLTKWPYCLLILLTAYSLTRVALTF is encoded by the coding sequence ATGCTCAGCTCACTCATCAAGAACCGCCCACTCTGCATTGCACTCACTGTAGGCTCCCTACTCTACTCCACTCTCTTTTTAGCCGGCATCTGTATCTACGAATGCCCGGTCCCCATTCTGTTTGATGCACGCTGTCCAGGCTGCGGCCTGAGTCGATCTATCGTGGCCCTACTTCACGGAGACATCCTCTCATCTCTGCGGTGGCATGCATTTACGATTCCCGTACTCCTCATCTTTTTCGTGATCGGCATCGCCTGCATCCTCCCTCAGTCAGGAATCAAACATCTATCATCATTCATAGAAAGAAGCGAAAAGCTCACCAAATGGCCTTACTGCCTGCTAATCTTGCTAACAGCTTATTCCTTGACCAGAGTCGCACTAACATTTTAA
- a CDS encoding HD domain-containing protein, with protein sequence MADALQQRIDFIKAIDALKEVQRKTYLLTESRFENSAEHSWAVATMALTFASYAPEDTNINRVIYMLLLHDIVEVDAGDALLYDDAARAAKAIQEKEAATRLFGLLPEEQGREFRAIWDEFEAEESQEAQFAAALDRFIPMLHNLETEGRAWRENHVSYQQVIDKNQKIEKASPELWEYMHTRIKVAVNRGWLAP encoded by the coding sequence ATGGCCGACGCCCTCCAGCAACGTATCGACTTCATCAAGGCCATCGACGCCCTCAAGGAAGTACAGCGCAAGACCTACCTGCTCACGGAATCCCGTTTCGAGAATTCTGCCGAGCATTCCTGGGCTGTAGCCACGATGGCCCTGACCTTCGCCAGCTACGCCCCAGAAGACACAAACATCAACCGCGTAATCTACATGTTGCTGCTCCATGACATCGTGGAGGTCGATGCCGGGGATGCGCTTTTGTATGACGATGCCGCTCGTGCCGCCAAAGCCATCCAGGAAAAGGAAGCCGCTACTCGCCTATTCGGCCTGCTCCCCGAGGAGCAAGGCCGAGAGTTTCGCGCTATCTGGGATGAATTTGAAGCCGAGGAAAGCCAGGAAGCCCAATTTGCCGCTGCACTAGACCGCTTCATCCCCATGCTCCACAATCTGGAGACCGAAGGACGCGCTTGGCGTGAGAACCACGTTTCTTACCAGCAGGTCATCGATAAGAACCAAAAAATCGAGAAAGCTTCCCCCGAACTCTGGGAATACATGCACACGCGCATCAAAGTCGCCGTCAATCGGGGCTGGCTCGCCCCCTGA